TTGTTTATCTCCAGCCCGAGCCATTTAACGTGGGCCGGGGTCATACCGCTCATGAGGTTGGCAGCGAGGAGCTTTGCGGAATCACGGCAGGTAGAATCATATATTCGAGCTTGGGACGCGCTTGAGGCGGCCCTTACAGCGTCTGCAGGAAGGGCTTCAGAGCCTATCTTCTCGCCCCGAAGCGGGAAGGTATACTGGTAAGCCTCGCGCCAAAAAGATTCAAGCGGTGCCCTGAGGGCCTTCAAAGCGTCAAGCCTGCGTATGTGGTCAGCACCTGTCATTTGCCCTTTATCCTTTTGAGGCGTTCAGCCGCCTTGCGTTCGGCTTCGTCTATCTGGGGCTTCTCGTCGGTGA
This genomic interval from Dehalococcoidia bacterium contains the following:
- a CDS encoding phage tail protein; translation: MTGADHIRRLDALKALRAPLESFWREAYQYTFPLRGEKIGSEALPADAVRAASSASQARIYDSTCRDSAKLLAANLMSGMTPAHVKWLGLEIN